The Desulfofundulus salinus genome includes the window TGAACAGGGAGTAACTTTTATTGCCTGCCGGAACGCATTAAGAATAAGAAAATACAACATCAGTGAAAACAAGCTGCCCGCCTTTGTTACCGTGGTGCCGGCAGGGATCACCGAAATAGTTCAGAAACCGGCTCAAGGATACGCTTACATCAAGCCCTGAGTCTTTCCGGCGGCAGGCTCAATACCGAAACCAAAAGGAGAGCAAAATGAAAGACCTGCGCATTGCCCTGGTTCAAATGCAGGTAACCATTGGCGACGTGAAAAAGAACCGGGAAAAAATGGCTGCCTTTGTGGAGGAAGCGGCCGGCAGGAAGGTGGAGATGATTCTCTTCCCCGAGCTATGCGTGCAGGGGTATAACCGGGAAAGGACACGGGAATTTGCCGAACCCATTCCCGGGGAAAGCACGAACCACATCAGCCAGCTGGCCCGCTCCTTTAACATGGTCATACTGGCCGGGCTGGCTGAAGCCTCCGGCGGTGAGAAACCCTACATCACCCAGGTAGTAGCGTACCCCAACGGCCGGGTGGATAAATACCGCAAAACCCATTTGGGCAAGAGCGAGAAACCACATTTCACCCCCGGCGACCAGCTACCGGTTTTCGAAACGGAAAAGGCCCGGTTCGGTATTGAAATTTGCTGGGACTTGCATTTCCCCGAAGTTACCACCGTGCTTTCTTTGCAGGGAGCAGAAATTATTTTTGCCCCCCACGCTTCACCTACTATTGTAGGGGACCGGAGGAATATCTGGCTCAAGTATCTCTCTGCCCGGGCCTACGATAACAGTGTGTTTGTAGCTGCCTGCAACCTGGTGGGGCCGACCGGGGAAAAAAAACAGGAATTCTGTGGCGGAGCGCTGGTTATTGATCCTAAGGGCGATGTGGTGGCCGAAGATTTCCGGGGAAAGGAAGGATTGCTGGTAGTTGACCTGGACTCCCGGCTCATCAATACCATCCGCAACAATGAGGCTACCAGTATGCGCCATAGCTTTTACCTGCAGTCCAGAAGGCCAGAGTTATACCAGTTACTGGTCAATACCCCGTTAACAAATTAACCCCGGAGCTTTTTCCGGGGTTAATTTGTCTGTACAATCCTTTAGCCCTCACGGGCAGCCTGTTTCTTTTTGGCTTCCTGGAGAACCTCCTCCTTGATCTTCAGGGCATCTCCCATCACCATACCAAATTGCAGCCATTTAAATCCAAACTGCAACAGCTCCAGGTCGTCGGTTTTGATCCGTTCCACGACCTCCGGATCCACTTCAAAAACATCCAGGAACCTGCTTTCAAAGACAAACTGCCTGAACTTGTCCAGATCATAGCAGGCCATATAATACATCTGGACAATGCGCGGGTTGGCCACCTTTTCGTTCAGCACCCGGGGGCTGTTGGAAAGCAGCTTGAAGATGGCCTCTACATCCTCATAGACAAACAGTCCCTGCTCCCTGAGGTAATCTTCAACATACAGCTCTTGGGGCTCTTCCAGGCCCCGGCAACGGGACGGGTCAGTTAAGATAGTGAACTGATCGCATTCGGAACACCTGTCTAAAGGAAACATGCGACACGCCCAGGGGCGATCGTCATAGATCTGACATCCCCGGGGAGTTACAAAGGGGCACTTTCTGTCCTGTTCTTCATCCATTTTCAAGAGTACCACGGGTAAGCCGGTTCCTTCCCCAATTAAGGAGACGGTATAACGATCCAGAAATTCCCCCGAGGAAAGTCCCAGCCTTTTGCGCATGCGCAGGACGTCAAAAGGTGAGAGATAAATGTTTACATCCCGGCAACAGTGGGTGAAACAGGAAAGCCCTGGATGACAGGAAAAGTGAAACTTGCTGTCACTGCTCAGTAGCGGTTTTTCATTGACCATAATTTTTTATCCCCTCTTCCCAATATTAAGTTAAGTTAATTGCAAAAAAGTTATTTAACCAATTCTTCCGGATCGCGGCCGCTCTCACCACGGCCATTCTGTCCTTTCTTTAGGCTAACTCATTATAACCCTTTTTTGTCCGAAATAGCAAGCCAATCTTTCCTGCCAAAAATACAAGGGACAGGTACATTGAAAACGCACCCGTCCCTTGCTCAAGCGGTATAAATAGCACCTTTGGGACAGCGGGCCAAACAGGCCCCGCATTTCAAGCACTTCTGCCGGTCAATAAAATAGGGCTGGCCTTTCTTTTCCCCTATAATGGCTTTGGCGACACATTCCCGGGCACACAAGCCGCAGGCAACGCATTTTTCCTCATCTATTACGTAGTCAAGCAATGCCCGGCAGACTCCGGCGGGACAGCGCTTATCCCTGATGTGGGCCTCATATTCGTCCCGGAAGTATTTTAAGGTGGAAAGAACAGGGTTGGGCGCAGTCTGGCCCAGGCCACATAAAGAAGCGTCCATAACCTCCCGGGAAAGCTCTTCCAGCTCGTTCAGGTCTCCCATTTGTCCTTGTCCCAGGGTAATCCGTTCCAGAATTTCCAGCATGCGCTTTGTTCCCACCCTGCAGGGAGTGCACTGGCCGCAGGACTCATCCTGGCTAAACTGCAGATAAAACTTGGCAATGTCTACAATGCAATCGGTTTCGTCCAGGACGATCATGCCTCCGGAACCCATCATGGAGCCCAGCTGCTTTAAGGATTCGTAGTCAATGGGCGTATCCAGGTAACGTTCTGGAATACATCCCCCGGAGGGGCCGCCGGTTTGTACCGCCTTGAATTGCCGTCCTTCGGGAATCCCTCCACCAATATCAAAAACCACAGTACGTAATGTAGTGCCCATGGGCACCTCAATTAAACCCGTATTCAAAACCTTGCCGGCCAGGGAAAAGACCTTGGTTCCCCGGCTGTTTTCCGTACCGAGGGAGGCAAA containing:
- a CDS encoding DsrE family protein — translated: MANGLGVLVYSLGKQDLIKEMEKLHEQGVTFIACRNALRIRKYNISENKLPAFVTVVPAGITEIVQKPAQGYAYIKP
- a CDS encoding nitrilase family protein, with translation MKDLRIALVQMQVTIGDVKKNREKMAAFVEEAAGRKVEMILFPELCVQGYNRERTREFAEPIPGESTNHISQLARSFNMVILAGLAEASGGEKPYITQVVAYPNGRVDKYRKTHLGKSEKPHFTPGDQLPVFETEKARFGIEICWDLHFPEVTTVLSLQGAEIIFAPHASPTIVGDRRNIWLKYLSARAYDNSVFVAACNLVGPTGEKKQEFCGGALVIDPKGDVVAEDFRGKEGLLVVDLDSRLINTIRNNEATSMRHSFYLQSRRPELYQLLVNTPLTN
- a CDS encoding YkgJ family cysteine cluster protein, yielding MVNEKPLLSSDSKFHFSCHPGLSCFTHCCRDVNIYLSPFDVLRMRKRLGLSSGEFLDRYTVSLIGEGTGLPVVLLKMDEEQDRKCPFVTPRGCQIYDDRPWACRMFPLDRCSECDQFTILTDPSRCRGLEEPQELYVEDYLREQGLFVYEDVEAIFKLLSNSPRVLNEKVANPRIVQMYYMACYDLDKFRQFVFESRFLDVFEVDPEVVERIKTDDLELLQFGFKWLQFGMVMGDALKIKEEVLQEAKKKQAAREG